In the genome of Dehalococcoidales bacterium, the window AACTATCAACTATAAACTGTTAACTATTTACTACCCGTACCTCGTCGAAGCTATCGGGCACACCCTCATGCATTCGGAGCAGCCCCCGGCGGCCTCGGTGTAGGTACCGCAGGCGTACTTGTTCAGCCGGTAAGCCTCGCCGCTGGCGGGGCGTCCCAGCGCCTTGGAGGGGCACTTGCCCACGCAGATATTGCAGTAGCGGCACACGTGGTTTTTCAGGGGCGCGCCCGGCTCCAGGACGGCTTCCGTCAGGCATAGCGCCAGGCGTACCCGCGGCCCGTATTTTTCCGTTATCAGCAGGCTGCTCATCCCTATGCGCCCCAGCCCGGCGGCCTCGGCGGCGTGTTTGTAGGATATTACTCCCTGTAAAGTGCGCCGGTCGGTGGCCGGGCCCTTGCCGGTCAGCGGCAGCGCTTTAAACCCCGCCCCCCGCGATGCCCGGGCGATGTCATACACGGCTTTGGCCAGCCTTCCCCGCACGTGGTCCATGTGCTGGTGGAAAATATCGTTCAGGTTGGCGGCCCCGGCCGTCATCTCCGGCGATGTCAGGTTGAGGAACTCCGGCCATATTTCCATCCCCACCACGGCTATGGATTTTGCCGTCGGCAGCAAAGCCAGCGCCGCTTCTTTCAATATTTTGTCCTTCATTCCGTCCAGGCGGGCCGTGCCCGCTATGTCCACTTCCAGCTTCGCCAGTACTTGCTGCACTTCGTTATCTGTTTTCAGGGTCTGTTTCTTGGCAGGCATTTCCAACCCTCCCGGCCGCTTTTTTACTGTCATTATATACGTTTATCCCCCCGCCCTGAAACCCCGCCGTTGCGCGCCGCGTTGTTGCGGTTGGCGCGCAGCAGTACGGCGGGCAGGCCGTTGGCCGGGTGGGGGTAAACGCAGTTCTCCGCTCCGTACACCTGCTTGATATTGGCGTCCGTGATGACCTCCTCCGGCGTCCCCTGCGTGTGGATGCGCCCCCGGTGTATTAATATGAGCCGGTCGCAGTACTGCGCCGCCAGGTTGAGGTCGTGCAAAGCGGCCAGCACGGTGAGCGACTTCTCCCGGCAGAGGTTTTTCAGCAGGTCGAGCACTTCCCCCTGCCGCCCGATATCCAGGTTGGCGGTGGGCTCGTCGAGCAATATGGCGCTGGTCTGCTGCACCAGTACCCGGGCAATCAGCAGGCTCTGGATTTCGCCGCCGGAAAGCTCGTTGATGTAGCGGTTGGCCAGCTCGCCGGTGCCGGTGCGTTCCATGGCTTCCTGCACCAGCTCCCAGTCCTGGCGGCTTTCCGACTGAAACATTTTGAGGTGTGGGTTACGCCCCATCAGCACGATTTCAAAGGCGGTAAAGCTGCTGGGTAAAAGCGGTAGCTGCGGGACGACCCCCACCAGGCACGCCAGCTCCCGCCGCGGTATCACGGTGATGTCTTTCCCTCCCACCAGGATTTCCCCGGCGGTCGGCCGCAGCAATCGACTCAAAGCCCGGATAATGGTGGACTTCCCCGAGCCGTTCGGCCCGATAAGCCCCACCAGCTCCCCCGGCGACGCCTTGAAAGTGATGTCGCTCAATACCGGGTGCTTGCTGTATCCCAGCGCCACCCCGCGCATTTCCAGTTCAATCATCTAGTATCTCTTTTATTTATTCCCGTCATTCCTCTTCCCCGTTTCTGTCACCGCCTTATCCCCCCGCTCACCCTGAGTGAGCGACTTTGTCGCCATCCCGCACCGATTCGTACCTCATCCGGTGTCCCGCATGACCATAGGGAATCGGGACATGACGCAGGAATCGGGACTTGTCGAAGGGTCTCCCCGCCTTTCTCCCCCTGTCGCTTCCTTGACACTTGTTACTTGCTACTTGCTACTTGCTACTTGTTACTTGTTACCCTTCTCCCTCTCTGCCAGCGGAGAGGGAGATACAGAGGGAGAGGTTCGTTCCCCCGCCCCGTTTCTGTCCCCGCCTTATCCCCCCGCTCACCCTGAGCTTGTCGAAGGGTCTCCTCGCCTTTTTCCCCTGTCACTCGTTTAGAGTTTAGATATTAGTATTTAGAGTTTACTATTCCGCGTCACCATCCCCTTCCTTTTCTCCACTAACCCCTATATACTAAAAACTGTTAACTGTTTACTGTAAACTATAAACTGTTAACTGTAAACTCCCCCTTACTCCCATTTAACATAAATTAAAAAACAATTACCCGGTTTTTGAAGCTGATTTAACATAAACTAAAAAACAAATGATTAGCTACAAATTGTACGTAAGCCACCCAAAAA includes:
- a CDS encoding ABC transporter ATP-binding protein, whose product is MIELEMRGVALGYSKHPVLSDITFKASPGELVGLIGPNGSGKSTIIRALSRLLRPTAGEILVGGKDITVIPRRELACLVGVVPQLPLLPSSFTAFEIVLMGRNPHLKMFQSESRQDWELVQEAMERTGTGELANRYINELSGGEIQSLLIARVLVQQTSAILLDEPTANLDIGRQGEVLDLLKNLCREKSLTVLAALHDLNLAAQYCDRLILIHRGRIHTQGTPEEVITDANIKQVYGAENCVYPHPANGLPAVLLRANRNNAARNGGVSGRGDKRI